The following are encoded together in the Prionailurus viverrinus isolate Anna chromosome B3, UM_Priviv_1.0, whole genome shotgun sequence genome:
- the GREM1 gene encoding gremlin-1, giving the protein MSRTAYTVGALLLLLGTLLPTAEGKKKGSQGAIPPPDKAQHNDSEQTQSPQQPGSRNRGRGQGRGTAMPGEEVLESSQEALHVTERKYLKRDWCKTQPLKQTIHEEGCNSRTIINRFCYGQCNSFYIPRHIRKEEGSFQSCSFCKPKKFTTMMVTLNCPELQPPTKKKRVTRVKQCRCISIDLD; this is encoded by the coding sequence ATGAGCCGCACGGCCTACACTGTGGGAGCCCTGcttctcctgttggggaccctgCTGCCCACCGctgaagggaaaaagaaggggTCCCAGGGTGCCATCCCCCCGCCAGACAAGGCCCAGCACAATGACTCAGAGCAGACTCAGTCTCCCCAGCAGCCCGGCTCCAGGAACCGGGGGCGCGGCCAAGGGCGAGGCACCGCCATGCCCGGCGAGGAGGTGCTGGAGTCCAGCCAGGAGGCCCTGCATGTGACTGAGCGCAAATACCTGAAGCGGGACTGGTGCAAAACCCAGCCGCTGAAGCAGACCATCCACGAGGAGGGCTGCAACAGCCGCACCATCATCAACCGCTTCTGCTATGGCCAGTGCAACTCCTTCTACATCCCCAGGCACATCCGGAAGGAGGAGGGCTCCTTTCAGTCCTGCTCTTTCTGCAAGCCCAAGAAGTTCACCACCATGATGGTCACCCTCAACTGCCCCGAACTGCAGCCGCCCACCAAGAAGAAGAGGGTCACTCGAGTCAAGCAGTGTCGATGCATATCCATCGATCTGGATTAA